The following are encoded together in the Kiloniellales bacterium genome:
- a CDS encoding glycosyltransferase family 87 protein yields the protein MQIERLRQAEWLNARRVRAYAWIFLAVQVAGMIAWIALSDGLFDAKGKPIGTDFANVWSAGALAVEGRPKAAFDPAQHYEAQQRLFGREDTPFYGWHYPPMFLLVASGLALLPYLGALALWMAATLPLYLAAIRAIAGRREALLLALAFPGVMVNLGHGQNGFLTAGLMGAGLLLMKRRPILAGLCFGALTYKPQFGLLIPLVLAVTREWRVFTAAAATALGLAGLSYLAFGAAAWEAFFTHAAFTREVVLEAGGTGWHKIQSLFSAVRMWGGSVPLAYAAQILGTAIAAVLLVRLWRGPAPFALKAAGLVVAALLSTPYALDYDLVVLALPIAWLAAEALRTGFLPWERLLLAAAWLLPLVARQISELVLLPLGPVVMAALFWLVLRRAEAESAGTLPARAPLPAEPRMSALT from the coding sequence ATGCAGATCGAGCGGCTGAGACAGGCCGAATGGCTGAACGCCAGGCGCGTCCGCGCCTATGCCTGGATCTTCCTGGCCGTCCAGGTCGCCGGCATGATCGCCTGGATCGCGCTCTCCGACGGGCTTTTCGATGCCAAGGGCAAGCCGATCGGCACCGACTTCGCCAACGTCTGGAGCGCCGGCGCCCTGGCCGTGGAGGGCCGGCCGAAAGCCGCCTTCGACCCGGCCCAGCACTACGAGGCCCAGCAGCGGCTCTTCGGTCGGGAAGACACGCCGTTCTACGGCTGGCACTACCCGCCGATGTTCCTGCTGGTCGCCAGCGGCCTCGCGCTGCTGCCCTACCTCGGCGCACTGGCGCTCTGGATGGCGGCGACCCTACCGCTCTACCTGGCGGCGATCCGCGCGATCGCCGGCCGGCGCGAGGCGCTGCTCCTGGCCCTGGCCTTCCCCGGGGTGATGGTCAACCTGGGGCACGGCCAAAACGGCTTCCTGACCGCCGGCCTGATGGGCGCCGGCCTGCTGCTGATGAAGCGACGCCCGATCCTGGCCGGGCTCTGCTTCGGCGCGCTGACCTACAAGCCCCAGTTCGGCCTGCTGATCCCCCTGGTCCTGGCGGTCACCCGGGAATGGCGGGTCTTCACCGCCGCCGCCGCGACCGCGCTCGGCCTCGCCGGCCTGAGCTACCTCGCCTTCGGCGCCGCGGCCTGGGAGGCCTTCTTCACCCATGCCGCCTTCACCCGCGAGGTGGTTCTGGAGGCCGGGGGCACGGGCTGGCACAAGATCCAGAGCTTGTTCTCGGCGGTGCGCATGTGGGGCGGCAGCGTGCCGCTGGCCTATGCGGCCCAGATCCTCGGCACCGCGATCGCGGCGGTCCTCCTGGTCAGGCTGTGGCGCGGACCCGCGCCCTTCGCGCTCAAGGCCGCCGGGCTGGTGGTCGCGGCCCTGCTGTCGACCCCCTACGCCCTGGACTACGACCTGGTCGTGCTCGCCCTGCCGATCGCCTGGCTGGCCGCCGAGGCGCTCAGGACCGGCTTCCTGCCCTGGGAGCGCCTGCTGCTGGCCGCGGCCTGGCTGTTGCCTCTGGTCGCCCGCCAGATCAGCGAGCTGGTCCTGCTGCCGCTCGGGCCGGTGGTCATGGCGGCCCTGTTCTGGCTGGTCCTGCGCCGGGCGGAAGCGGAGAGCGCCGGCACCCTGCCGGCCCGGGCCCCGCTGCCCGCCGAGCCACGGATGAGCGCGCTGACCTGA
- a CDS encoding NADPH:quinone oxidoreductase family protein, which translates to MRAVVCRELSGPQSLTLEEVPQPQPGPGEVAVAVAAAGLNFADTLMVAGKYQEKPPLPFTPGLELAGTVTALGEGVTGVAPGDRVIGLVDRGAFAEVALVRAEEVYPIPDTMDFEVAAGFPITYGTAHGALVWRAELQPGETLLVHGAAGGTGLAAVEVGKALGAQVIATAGGPEKLGIARAHGADHLIDYKTEDIRERVKALTGGHGAEVVFDPVGGEVFMASLRAVAWGGRLLVIGFAAGKVPEIPANLLLVKNLAVLGLYWGAYRQKAPTLLRRQFETLTGWYAEGRLKPLVSHRLDLAEAARALDLLLTRKATGKVVLTTGRG; encoded by the coding sequence ATGCGCGCCGTCGTCTGCCGCGAGCTGAGCGGCCCCCAGAGCCTGACCCTCGAGGAGGTGCCGCAGCCGCAGCCGGGACCGGGCGAGGTCGCGGTCGCGGTGGCCGCCGCCGGGCTCAACTTCGCCGACACCCTGATGGTCGCCGGCAAGTACCAGGAGAAGCCGCCGCTGCCCTTCACCCCCGGCCTGGAGCTCGCCGGGACCGTGACCGCCCTGGGCGAAGGCGTGACCGGGGTCGCGCCGGGCGACCGGGTGATCGGCCTGGTCGACCGCGGCGCCTTCGCCGAGGTCGCCCTTGTCCGCGCCGAGGAGGTCTACCCGATCCCCGACACGATGGACTTCGAGGTCGCCGCCGGCTTCCCGATCACCTACGGCACGGCCCACGGCGCCCTGGTCTGGCGCGCCGAGCTCCAGCCCGGCGAGACCCTGCTGGTCCACGGCGCCGCCGGCGGCACCGGCCTGGCCGCGGTCGAGGTCGGCAAGGCCCTGGGCGCCCAGGTCATCGCCACCGCCGGCGGCCCGGAGAAGCTCGGGATCGCCCGGGCCCACGGCGCCGACCACCTGATCGACTACAAGACCGAGGACATCCGCGAGCGGGTCAAGGCTCTGACCGGCGGCCACGGCGCCGAGGTGGTCTTCGACCCGGTCGGCGGCGAGGTCTTCATGGCCTCGCTGCGCGCCGTGGCCTGGGGCGGCCGCCTGCTGGTCATCGGCTTCGCCGCCGGCAAGGTGCCGGAGATCCCGGCCAATCTGCTGCTGGTCAAGAACCTTGCGGTCCTCGGCCTCTACTGGGGCGCCTACCGGCAGAAGGCGCCGACGCTGCTGCGCCGCCAGTTCGAGACCCTGACCGGCTGGTACGCCGAGGGCCGCCTGAAGCCCCTGGTCTCCCACCGCCTCGACCTGGCCGAGGCCGCCCGGGCCCTCGATCTGCTGCTGACCCGCAAGGCGACCGGCAAGGTGGTGCTGACCACCGGCCGGGGCTGA
- a CDS encoding class I SAM-dependent methyltransferase yields MDPVAAQYEAYPYPARDPAAEKTRLIVGSPSNLPELNHYLFAGRRDFARPFRALVAGGGTGDAAIMLAQQLADSAGPGGDAGEVVYLDLSAAAREIAEARAEVRGLDNLSFHTGSLLDLPDLGLGRFDYIDCCGVLHHLEDPPAGLAALAAVLAEDGGIGLMVYAPYGRSGVYPLQAMLRQLAGELPLAEQVTLAKRLIAVLPETNGFRRNPFLGDHRRGDAELVDLLLHARDRAYTVAELAALVTGAGLTPLALIEPARYRPESYLAVPAVLKRLAGLDWLERAAFAERLAGNVRKHLLYAVRSGTPETRIAAPEDPETVPLLFDLEGPALARAVQRDLTLKAEFDGLALRFPLPRLAPAILQRIDGRRSLAAIHDALQGLDRGLDWPAFLAQFRETFAALNGINRLFLRRPPAG; encoded by the coding sequence GTGGACCCGGTCGCCGCGCAGTACGAGGCCTATCCCTATCCGGCCCGCGACCCGGCGGCCGAGAAGACCCGCCTGATCGTCGGCTCGCCCTCCAACCTGCCGGAGCTCAACCACTATCTCTTCGCCGGCCGGCGCGACTTCGCCCGGCCCTTCCGCGCCCTGGTCGCCGGCGGCGGCACCGGCGACGCGGCGATCATGCTGGCCCAGCAATTGGCCGACTCTGCCGGACCCGGGGGCGATGCCGGCGAGGTCGTCTACCTCGATCTCTCCGCGGCGGCGCGCGAGATCGCCGAGGCCCGGGCCGAGGTTCGCGGCCTGGACAACTTGTCCTTTCACACCGGCTCCCTGCTCGACCTGCCGGATCTGGGCCTCGGGCGCTTCGACTACATCGACTGCTGCGGCGTCCTGCACCACCTGGAGGACCCGCCGGCCGGACTTGCCGCCCTGGCGGCGGTGCTGGCCGAGGACGGCGGGATCGGGCTGATGGTCTACGCGCCCTACGGCCGCAGCGGAGTCTATCCCCTGCAGGCCATGCTCCGCCAGCTCGCCGGCGAGCTGCCGCTGGCCGAGCAGGTGACCCTCGCCAAGCGCCTGATCGCCGTCCTGCCCGAGACCAACGGCTTCCGCCGCAACCCCTTCCTCGGCGACCACCGCCGGGGCGACGCCGAGCTGGTCGACCTGCTGCTCCACGCCCGCGACCGCGCCTACACGGTGGCCGAGCTTGCCGCGCTGGTAACGGGCGCGGGCCTGACGCCTCTCGCCCTGATCGAGCCGGCCCGCTACCGGCCGGAGAGCTACCTCGCGGTGCCGGCGGTCCTGAAGCGCCTGGCCGGCCTGGACTGGCTGGAGCGGGCCGCCTTCGCCGAGCGCCTCGCCGGCAACGTCAGGAAGCACCTGCTCTATGCCGTCAGGTCCGGGACGCCGGAGACCCGCATCGCCGCGCCCGAGGACCCCGAGACGGTGCCCCTGCTCTTCGATTTGGAGGGCCCGGCCCTGGCCCGCGCGGTGCAGCGCGACCTGACCTTGAAGGCGGAGTTCGACGGCCTCGCCCTTCGCTTCCCCCTGCCGCGCCTGGCCCCGGCGATCCTGCAGCGGATCGACGGCCGGCGCTCTCTGGCCGCGATCCACGACGCGCTGCAGGGCCTCGACCGCGGCCTCGACTGGCCCGCCTTCCTGGCCCAGTTCCGGGAGACCTTCGCCGCCCTCAACGGCATCAACCGCCTGTTCCTGCGCCGGCCGCCGGCCGGCTGA
- a CDS encoding DinB family protein, producing MTPQDCRDHAKFNAWANRRLFEAAAALSEADYLRTCPAAYFGSLHGTLNHLLLVDQLWIGRAEGADPGFRGLDQILHADLRALRRVRETEDLRLIAFAERQSAADLTREISYRSLAGESYSTPLHRILRNLFNHQTHHRGQAHALIKDAGVDPPALDMFVFWSETEG from the coding sequence ATGACGCCGCAGGACTGCCGCGACCACGCCAAGTTCAACGCCTGGGCCAACCGGCGGCTTTTCGAAGCGGCGGCCGCTCTGTCCGAGGCGGACTATCTCCGCACCTGCCCGGCGGCCTACTTCGGCTCGCTGCACGGGACCCTCAATCACCTGCTGCTGGTCGACCAGCTCTGGATCGGCCGCGCCGAAGGCGCGGACCCGGGCTTCCGGGGGCTCGACCAGATCCTCCACGCCGACCTCCGCGCCCTGCGCCGGGTGCGGGAGACCGAGGACCTGCGGCTGATCGCCTTCGCCGAGCGCCAATCCGCGGCCGACCTGACGCGCGAGATCTCCTATCGGAGCCTGGCCGGCGAGTCCTACAGCACACCGCTGCACCGGATCCTGCGCAACCTCTTCAACCACCAGACCCACCACCGCGGCCAGGCCCACGCCCTGATCAAGGATGCGGGGGTCGACCCGCCGGCGCTCGACATGTTCGTCTTCTGGAGCGAGACGGAGGGCTGA
- a CDS encoding DinB family protein, with amino-acid sequence MMSPEYFQTFARYNTWANGLLYDAAAELPDSAYRIPRPAAYFSSLHGTLNHILVGDRVWLSRFEAVDLGLTRLDQNLFEDFAELRAAREAEDARIERYTAGLSAEAIAGDLHFRTLVQPKDLSMPLWQALGHLFNHQTHHRGQAHALLKDAGVEPPSLDLVYFLR; translated from the coding sequence ATGATGAGCCCCGAGTACTTCCAGACCTTCGCCCGCTACAACACCTGGGCCAACGGGCTGCTCTACGACGCGGCCGCCGAGCTGCCCGACTCAGCCTACCGGATCCCGCGGCCGGCGGCCTACTTCAGCTCGCTGCACGGCACCCTGAACCACATCCTGGTCGGCGACCGGGTCTGGTTGTCGCGTTTCGAGGCGGTCGACTTGGGCCTGACCAGACTGGACCAGAACCTCTTCGAAGATTTCGCCGAGCTGCGCGCCGCGCGGGAGGCGGAGGACGCGCGGATCGAGCGCTACACCGCGGGCCTGAGCGCCGAGGCCATCGCCGGCGACCTGCACTTCCGGACCCTGGTCCAGCCGAAGGACCTCTCCATGCCGCTGTGGCAGGCCCTCGGGCATCTCTTCAACCACCAGACCCACCATCGCGGCCAGGCCCACGCGTTGCTCAAGGATGCCGGGGTCGAGCCGCCTTCGCTCGACCTGGTCTACTTCCTTCGGTAG
- a CDS encoding glutathione S-transferase family protein translates to MRLYDFHESGNGYKVRLLLNQLGVPHERIELDILKGETRTPDFLAKNPNGRIPLLELDDGTRLAESNAILFYLARGTDYLPEERLDQARVLQWMFFEQYSHEPYIAVVRFWHFSGQAEAMAKEIPARMERGYQALGVMEQHLAEQDFFVGGRYSIADIALYAYTHVAEEGRFELARFPKVQAWLARVAAQSGHIPITKL, encoded by the coding sequence ATGCGACTCTACGACTTTCACGAGTCCGGCAACGGCTACAAGGTCCGCCTGCTGCTGAACCAGCTCGGCGTCCCGCACGAGCGGATCGAGCTCGACATCCTGAAGGGCGAGACCCGGACCCCGGACTTCCTGGCCAAGAACCCCAACGGCCGGATCCCCCTGCTGGAGCTGGACGACGGCACCCGGCTCGCCGAGTCCAACGCGATCCTGTTCTACCTGGCCCGGGGCACGGATTATCTGCCGGAGGAGCGGCTGGACCAGGCCCGGGTGCTACAGTGGATGTTCTTCGAGCAGTACAGCCACGAGCCCTACATCGCCGTCGTGCGCTTCTGGCACTTCTCCGGCCAGGCCGAGGCCATGGCAAAGGAGATCCCGGCGCGCATGGAGCGCGGCTACCAGGCCCTGGGGGTCATGGAACAGCACCTGGCCGAGCAGGACTTCTTCGTCGGCGGGCGCTACTCCATCGCCGACATCGCGCTCTACGCCTACACCCACGTGGCCGAGGAAGGCCGCTTCGAGCTGGCGCGCTTCCCGAAGGTCCAGGCCTGGCTGGCGCGGGTCGCGGCACAGTCGGGCCACATTCCGATCACCAAGCTCTGA
- a CDS encoding pyridoxal phosphate-dependent aminotransferase: protein MPDAKLPPLYPAALRPEIESLGTSGIAEVFELGLGRKDIIPLWVGEGDQPTPGFICQAAAAALEAGETFYPRKRGIPRLCEALARYTAELYGIAMDSERISVATSGMTAIALALQAFVRPGDEVVVVGPVWPNIVAAVQIAGGRHVDVVLEPLPEGGFHLDMERLFAACGEKTRAIFVNSPGNPSGWIMPGEDQKALLDFCREKRIWLISDEVYTRFVYDRPAAERPTAPSLLTLIEPEDPVIVVNSFSKTWCMTGWRLGWLIHPPSMAETFDRLIEFAFSGAPPFLQQGAVAAIEQGEPFARSFIDRCHVAGDLVHERLAALPRIRLARPRGAFYAFFRVEGLEDSMAFAKELLETAKVGLAPGSAFGAGGEGHLRLCFAATPETLSEALDRLEPALR from the coding sequence ATGCCCGATGCCAAGCTTCCGCCGCTCTATCCCGCCGCCCTGCGGCCGGAGATCGAAAGCCTGGGCACCTCGGGGATTGCCGAGGTCTTCGAGCTGGGTCTGGGGCGGAAGGACATCATCCCGCTGTGGGTCGGCGAGGGCGACCAGCCGACGCCGGGCTTCATCTGCCAGGCGGCCGCCGCCGCGCTCGAGGCCGGCGAGACCTTCTACCCGCGGAAGCGCGGCATCCCGCGGCTCTGCGAGGCCCTGGCCCGCTACACCGCGGAGCTATATGGCATCGCCATGGACTCCGAGCGGATCTCGGTCGCGACCTCCGGCATGACCGCGATCGCCCTGGCGCTGCAGGCCTTCGTGCGGCCCGGCGACGAGGTCGTGGTGGTCGGCCCGGTCTGGCCGAACATCGTCGCGGCGGTGCAGATCGCCGGCGGGCGCCACGTCGACGTCGTTCTGGAGCCCCTGCCCGAGGGCGGCTTCCACCTGGACATGGAGCGGCTCTTCGCGGCCTGCGGCGAGAAGACCCGGGCGATCTTCGTCAACTCGCCGGGCAACCCCAGCGGCTGGATCATGCCGGGAGAGGACCAGAAGGCGCTGCTCGACTTCTGCCGGGAGAAGCGGATCTGGCTGATCTCGGACGAGGTCTACACCCGCTTCGTCTACGACCGGCCCGCGGCCGAGCGGCCGACCGCGCCCTCGCTGCTGACCCTGATCGAGCCCGAGGACCCGGTCATCGTCGTCAACTCCTTCTCCAAGACCTGGTGCATGACCGGCTGGCGCCTGGGCTGGCTGATCCACCCGCCCTCGATGGCTGAGACCTTCGACCGGCTGATCGAGTTCGCCTTCTCCGGCGCGCCGCCCTTCCTGCAGCAGGGCGCGGTCGCCGCGATCGAGCAGGGCGAGCCCTTCGCCCGTTCGTTCATCGATCGCTGCCACGTCGCGGGCGATCTGGTCCACGAGCGGCTCGCCGCCCTGCCGCGAATCCGCCTGGCCCGGCCTCGGGGCGCCTTCTACGCCTTCTTCCGGGTCGAGGGCCTGGAGGACTCCATGGCCTTCGCCAAGGAGCTGCTCGAGACCGCCAAGGTCGGTCTCGCGCCGGGCTCGGCCTTCGGTGCGGGCGGCGAGGGCCACCTCAGGCTCTGCTTCGCCGCCACCCCGGAGACCCTCTCCGAGGCGCTCGACCGCCTGGAGCCGGCGCTGCGCTGA
- a CDS encoding 3-oxoacyl-ACP reductase family protein: MTQTLEGKVALVTGGSRGIGAAIARRLAEEGAAVALTYASSAEAADGVAAELRDLGVEALAVKADAAKAEEIKALVPQVVEKLGRLDILINNAGIFAGGPLGETEEADFDATVEVNIKAVFLAAREAAKVLPEGGRIINIGSVFGQRAPVPGLGLYSMSKFAVAGLTKAWARDLAERKITVNAIQPGPIDTDMNPEQGDFGAVLGPMIPLGHYGRPEDVANAVAFLASPAAAFVTGETMNVDGGFEA; the protein is encoded by the coding sequence ATGACGCAGACACTGGAGGGCAAGGTGGCCCTGGTTACCGGCGGCAGCCGCGGCATCGGCGCCGCCATCGCGCGGCGCCTGGCCGAGGAGGGCGCGGCCGTCGCCCTCACCTACGCCAGCTCGGCCGAGGCCGCCGATGGCGTGGCCGCCGAGCTGCGCGACCTGGGCGTCGAGGCGCTCGCCGTCAAGGCCGACGCGGCCAAGGCGGAGGAGATCAAGGCCCTGGTGCCGCAGGTGGTCGAGAAGCTGGGGCGCCTGGACATCCTGATCAACAACGCCGGGATCTTCGCCGGCGGTCCCCTCGGCGAGACCGAGGAGGCCGACTTCGACGCCACCGTCGAGGTCAACATCAAGGCGGTCTTCCTGGCCGCCCGGGAGGCCGCCAAGGTCCTGCCCGAGGGCGGCCGGATCATCAACATCGGCAGCGTCTTCGGCCAGCGCGCGCCGGTCCCGGGGCTGGGGCTCTATTCCATGAGCAAGTTCGCGGTCGCCGGGCTGACCAAGGCCTGGGCGCGCGACTTGGCGGAACGGAAGATCACGGTCAACGCGATCCAGCCCGGGCCGATCGACACCGACATGAACCCGGAGCAAGGCGACTTCGGCGCGGTCCTGGGGCCGATGATCCCGCTCGGCCACTACGGCCGCCCGGAGGACGTGGCCAACGCGGTCGCCTTCCTGGCCAGCCCGGCCGCGGCCTTCGTGACCGGCGAGACAATGAACGTCGACGGCGGCTTCGAAGCCTGA
- a CDS encoding D-alanine--D-alanine ligase family protein — translation MPETNSKLRVAVLFGGRSAEHEVSLLSARNVAAALAEAGHEITLIAIGRSGRWYAAEEIATPAEADCAATRQLAVVPGAGRRAPRRAATGESLGPVDVVFPVLHGPFGEDGTVQGLLRCLDLPFVGPSVLGSAAAMDKDVAKRLLNAAGLPTAPGVTLRRSDPLGFADLGKALKPPFFVKPANLGSSVGVTRAETEAEFKDALALAFRYDPKVLVEEEVKGREIECAVLGTGELQASLPGEILPAAAHGFYTYDAKYIDPEGAGLLAPVELPAETTARVQETAVAAARALDCEGMARVDFFLKDDGALLINEINTIPGFTAISMYPKLWEVSGLPPAALVDRLLAQALARHEREQRLEVLHEV, via the coding sequence ATGCCCGAGACCAACAGCAAGCTGAGGGTTGCCGTGCTCTTCGGCGGCCGTTCGGCCGAGCACGAAGTCTCTCTCCTCTCGGCGCGCAACGTCGCCGCCGCCTTGGCCGAGGCCGGCCACGAGATCACCCTGATCGCGATCGGCCGCAGCGGCCGCTGGTACGCCGCCGAGGAGATCGCCACGCCGGCCGAGGCCGACTGCGCCGCGACCCGGCAGCTCGCCGTGGTCCCGGGCGCCGGGCGCCGCGCCCCGCGCCGGGCCGCGACCGGCGAGAGCCTCGGCCCGGTCGACGTGGTCTTCCCCGTCCTGCACGGGCCCTTCGGCGAGGACGGCACCGTGCAGGGCCTGCTGCGCTGCTTGGACCTGCCCTTCGTCGGGCCTTCAGTCCTGGGCTCGGCCGCGGCCATGGACAAGGACGTCGCCAAGCGGCTGCTCAACGCCGCCGGCCTGCCGACCGCGCCCGGCGTCACCCTGCGCCGGAGCGATCCCCTGGGGTTCGCCGACCTGGGCAAGGCGCTGAAGCCGCCCTTCTTCGTCAAGCCGGCCAACCTCGGCTCCTCGGTCGGGGTCACCCGGGCCGAGACCGAGGCCGAGTTCAAGGACGCCCTGGCCCTGGCCTTCCGCTATGACCCCAAGGTCCTGGTCGAGGAAGAGGTGAAGGGCCGGGAGATCGAATGCGCGGTGCTCGGCACCGGCGAGCTGCAGGCCTCCCTGCCCGGCGAGATCCTGCCCGCGGCCGCCCACGGCTTCTACACCTACGACGCCAAGTACATCGATCCCGAGGGCGCCGGCCTCCTGGCCCCGGTCGAGCTGCCGGCCGAGACCACCGCCCGGGTCCAGGAGACGGCGGTCGCCGCGGCCCGCGCCCTCGACTGCGAAGGCATGGCCCGGGTCGACTTCTTCCTGAAGGACGACGGCGCGCTGCTGATCAACGAGATCAACACCATCCCCGGTTTCACCGCGATCTCCATGTACCCCAAGCTCTGGGAGGTCAGCGGCCTGCCCCCCGCCGCCCTGGTCGACCGCCTCCTCGCCCAGGCCCTCGCCCGCCACGAACGCGAGCAGCGCCTGGAAGTCCTCCACGAGGTCTGA
- a CDS encoding acetoacetate--CoA ligase: MTGPLWQPSAERIAAANLTAFMEKLNEDWGFEGRDYAAVHDFSCREIEKFQLSLWDYAGVIAETRGEVVLADPDQMPGARFFPEARLNFAENLLRRRGPEDALVFWGEDKVKRRLSWDELHDKVARLSQALAAMGVGPGDRVAGFMPNMPETVIAMLATTALGGVWTSCSPDFGVGGVLDRFGQTEPKVLFCPDGYHYNGKSHDSLGRVAEFLAELPSVERVIVVGYLSEAPDVSAIAKARVFDEVLAEQEGGAIAFTRVPFNSPLYIMYSSGTTGKPKCIVHGVGGTLLQHLKEFLLNCDVKPGDRVFYFTTCGWMMWNWLVSGLAAQATLLLYDGSPFYPDWRLLFDYLSKERCTLFGTSAKYIDALKKSGADPQADYALPALRTLTSTGSPLVAEGFDFVYAHVKRDLCLSSIAGGTDIIGCFMGGNPIGPVWRGEIQARILGMAVEVFDDDGKPVRGQKGELVCTKPFPSMPIHFWDDPDGARYRAAYFESYPGIWCHGDFVELTEHDGIVVYGRSDATLNPGGVRIGTAEIYRQVEKLPEVAEALVIGQDWEGDVRVVLFVRPAEGIALDEDLVKKIKAEIRRGCTPRHVPAKVIEVADIPRTKSGKIVELAVRNVVHGRPVKNQEALANPEALEHYRDLEELSI; this comes from the coding sequence ATGACCGGGCCCTTGTGGCAGCCCTCGGCGGAGCGGATCGCCGCCGCCAACCTGACCGCCTTCATGGAAAAGCTGAACGAGGACTGGGGCTTCGAGGGCCGGGACTACGCCGCGGTCCACGACTTCTCCTGCCGTGAGATCGAGAAGTTCCAGCTCTCGCTCTGGGACTATGCCGGGGTGATCGCCGAGACCCGCGGCGAGGTCGTGCTGGCCGATCCGGACCAGATGCCGGGCGCCAGGTTCTTCCCCGAGGCCAGGCTGAACTTCGCGGAGAACCTGCTGCGCCGGCGCGGGCCCGAGGACGCCCTGGTCTTCTGGGGCGAGGACAAGGTCAAGCGGCGCCTGTCCTGGGACGAGCTCCACGACAAGGTCGCGCGGCTGTCCCAGGCCCTGGCGGCCATGGGCGTCGGCCCGGGCGACCGGGTCGCCGGCTTCATGCCCAACATGCCAGAGACCGTGATCGCCATGCTGGCGACCACGGCGCTGGGCGGGGTCTGGACCTCCTGCTCGCCGGACTTCGGGGTCGGCGGCGTGCTCGACCGCTTCGGCCAGACCGAGCCCAAGGTCCTGTTCTGCCCGGACGGCTACCACTACAACGGCAAGAGCCACGACTCCCTCGGCCGGGTCGCCGAGTTCCTGGCCGAGCTGCCCAGCGTCGAGCGGGTGATCGTGGTCGGCTACCTGAGCGAGGCGCCGGACGTCTCCGCCATCGCCAAGGCGCGGGTCTTCGACGAGGTGCTGGCAGAACAAGAGGGCGGCGCCATCGCCTTCACGCGGGTGCCCTTCAACAGCCCGCTCTACATCATGTATTCCTCGGGCACCACGGGGAAGCCCAAGTGCATCGTCCACGGCGTCGGCGGCACCCTGCTGCAGCACCTCAAGGAGTTCCTGCTGAACTGCGACGTCAAGCCGGGCGACCGGGTGTTCTACTTCACGACCTGCGGCTGGATGATGTGGAACTGGCTGGTCTCGGGCCTGGCCGCCCAGGCGACCCTGCTGCTCTACGACGGCTCGCCCTTCTATCCGGACTGGCGCCTGCTCTTCGACTACCTCTCGAAGGAGCGCTGCACGCTCTTCGGCACCTCGGCCAAGTACATCGACGCCCTGAAGAAGAGCGGCGCCGATCCCCAGGCGGACTACGCCCTGCCGGCGCTGCGGACCCTGACCTCGACCGGCTCGCCGCTGGTCGCCGAGGGCTTCGACTTCGTCTACGCGCACGTCAAGCGGGACCTCTGCCTGTCGTCCATCGCCGGCGGCACCGACATCATCGGCTGCTTCATGGGCGGCAATCCCATCGGCCCGGTCTGGCGCGGCGAGATCCAGGCCCGGATCCTGGGCATGGCGGTCGAGGTCTTCGACGACGACGGCAAGCCGGTGCGCGGGCAGAAAGGCGAGCTGGTCTGCACCAAGCCCTTCCCCTCCATGCCGATCCATTTCTGGGACGATCCCGACGGGGCGCGCTACCGCGCCGCCTACTTCGAGAGCTATCCCGGCATCTGGTGCCACGGCGACTTCGTCGAGCTGACCGAGCACGACGGCATCGTCGTCTACGGCCGCTCCGACGCGACCCTCAACCCGGGCGGCGTGCGCATCGGCACGGCGGAGATCTACCGCCAGGTCGAGAAGCTGCCCGAGGTCGCCGAGGCCCTGGTGATCGGCCAGGACTGGGAGGGCGACGTGCGGGTCGTGCTCTTCGTCCGCCCGGCCGAGGGGATCGCGCTGGACGAGGATCTGGTCAAGAAGATCAAGGCCGAGATCCGCAGGGGCTGCACCCCGCGCCACGTGCCGGCCAAGGTGATCGAGGTCGCCGACATCCCGCGCACCAAGTCCGGCAAGATCGTCGAGCTGGCGGTGCGCAACGTGGTCCACGGCCGCCCGGTCAAGAACCAGGAGGCCCTGGCCAACCCGGAAGCGCTGGAGCACTACCGGGACCTGGAGGAGCTTTCGATATAG
- a CDS encoding M23 family metallopeptidase yields the protein MKRKQVLLGVVVAVLAAGFLLPERLAIPVAGATPSDWHHETFWYEPWGASGVHKGIDIFAPEGRPVIAATPGLVVFVGDFGRGGLSVAVLGPKWRLHYYAHLSRADAALGAWVARGERLGAVGTTGNAAGTPAHLHYSILTVVPYPWRLRWVTQGWLLPVFLDPHEMLIASQP from the coding sequence ATGAAACGCAAGCAGGTCCTCCTCGGCGTCGTGGTCGCCGTCCTCGCGGCCGGCTTCCTGCTGCCGGAGCGGCTGGCCATCCCGGTCGCGGGCGCGACCCCGTCCGACTGGCACCACGAGACCTTCTGGTACGAGCCCTGGGGCGCCTCGGGCGTGCACAAGGGGATCGACATCTTCGCGCCCGAGGGCCGGCCGGTGATCGCGGCGACACCAGGGCTGGTGGTCTTCGTCGGCGACTTCGGCCGCGGCGGGCTCTCGGTTGCCGTGCTCGGGCCCAAGTGGCGGCTGCACTACTACGCCCATCTCTCGCGGGCCGACGCGGCGCTGGGTGCCTGGGTCGCGCGGGGCGAAAGGCTCGGTGCCGTCGGGACGACCGGCAACGCGGCCGGCACGCCGGCGCACCTGCACTATTCGATCCTGACCGTGGTGCCCTATCCCTGGCGCCTGCGCTGGGTGACCCAGGGCTGGCTGCTGCCGGTCTTCCTCGACCCGCACGAGATGCTGATCGCGTCGCAACCTTAG